In Candidatus Zixiibacteriota bacterium, the following are encoded in one genomic region:
- a CDS encoding ACT domain-containing protein, translated as MAEFQVQSLKDISKVTLVSVPDLPGIAARIFGSLWSHGVNVQLITSSSSTSGKVNITFVLAKKDMQYAMFELKKIREDIKAQEVSIDPEVALVTVTHPQLSQTPGIAGRAFDTLASHNINIQAVSTSMTCLHCLISKNQLELAAQALQKEFGLI; from the coding sequence ATGGCTGAATTTCAAGTTCAAAGTCTGAAGGATATATCCAAAGTGACCCTGGTTTCTGTCCCGGACCTGCCCGGTATTGCTGCCAGGATTTTCGGCAGTTTGTGGTCGCACGGGGTTAATGTACAGTTGATAACCTCGTCCTCCAGCACCAGCGGGAAGGTAAACATCACTTTCGTGCTGGCAAAAAAAGATATGCAGTACGCGATGTTCGAGCTGAAAAAGATCAGGGAAGATATCAAAGCCCAGGAGGTATCAATCGACCCGGAAGTGGCTTTGGTGACTGTTACCCATCCCCAGCTCTCCCAGACCCCGGGAATAGCAGGAAGGGCTTTTGACACTTTAGCCTCCCATAATATCAACATTCAGGCTGTTTCGACTTCGATGACCTGTTTGCATTGCCTTATATCCAAGAACCAGCTTGAATTAGCTGCACAGGCACTGCAAAAAGAATTTGGATTGATTTAA